In Flavobacterium gelatinilyticum, a genomic segment contains:
- a CDS encoding sensor histidine kinase, with product MNSIAKSFNPVIMKDIYRMNIFFTLLVSLLAFFYLIIFKPSAVLVLFMTLKNVSYLLMLTFSLSAILKYCAEKFPHDLFRFRLCRYAASFGTAVLLQMIVWPVFAFLAEVEWRFDDMDLVLTFLMEAVFFTILLLLLQDFAIIRLAKRNAELENSTLQLRTAQAEILLLKQQIHPHFLFNSLNTLKALYKKDIILGEKYLIQLAAFLRTGVSLNSSTIIPLEQEVEFCRNYLQMQQLRFGSALEWEIHINDPGMLQGKVPAFSLQPLAENAIKHNKFTIQHPLKIIIEQKQDLISLSNSINQKQPGETSLKSGLANLAERCLICSGSEISISNNGLTFSVAFKITDP from the coding sequence ATGAATAGCATAGCCAAATCTTTTAATCCAGTGATCATGAAGGATATATACCGAATGAATATCTTCTTTACGCTGCTGGTTTCCCTTCTGGCCTTTTTTTATCTGATTATCTTCAAACCTTCTGCCGTACTGGTGCTTTTCATGACCCTTAAAAACGTGAGTTATCTGCTGATGCTGACCTTCTCACTCTCTGCGATCCTGAAATACTGCGCCGAGAAATTTCCGCATGACCTGTTTCGATTCAGGCTCTGCAGGTATGCAGCCAGCTTCGGCACTGCTGTGCTGCTGCAGATGATCGTATGGCCCGTCTTTGCTTTTCTGGCAGAGGTAGAATGGAGATTTGATGATATGGATCTGGTGCTTACCTTTCTGATGGAAGCCGTGTTTTTCACCATCCTTCTGCTCCTGCTGCAGGACTTTGCCATCATCAGGCTGGCCAAAAGAAATGCAGAACTTGAAAATTCAACCCTGCAGCTGCGCACAGCCCAGGCTGAAATCCTGCTTCTCAAACAGCAGATACACCCCCATTTTTTATTCAATTCGCTCAATACCCTGAAGGCACTTTATAAAAAAGATATAATTCTTGGCGAAAAGTACCTCATACAGCTTGCCGCCTTCCTTCGCACCGGCGTATCATTGAACAGCAGCACGATTATACCCCTGGAGCAGGAAGTCGAATTCTGCAGGAATTATCTCCAGATGCAGCAGCTGCGCTTTGGAAGTGCTCTGGAGTGGGAAATACACATAAACGATCCTGGAATGCTCCAGGGCAAAGTCCCGGCCTTCTCCCTGCAGCCACTTGCAGAGAATGCCATCAAGCACAATAAATTCACCATACAACACCCCTTAAAAATAATTATCGAACAAAAACAGGATCTCATATCACTGTCCAATTCAATCAATCAGAAGCAGCCCGGGGAAACCTCGCTGAAAAGCGGACTGGCCAATCTGGCAGAACGATGCCTGATTTGTTCAGGAAGCGAAATTTCGATCAGTAATAACGGTCTTACCTTCTCGGTTGCTTTTAAAATAACAGACCCATGA
- a CDS encoding adenylate/guanylate cyclase domain-containing protein, whose translation MPFSAFRLRYYYQEIFHITLLWIITGLLFVYIKFNDLHDLYICSNYPFPAGTTKSRIYAFSLASSFVIGLMMALLHTLVYPRLIRTHNLLITAGLRSLVFCILAIVLLLLFFGESPYRFSANLTMQSAAADITVYLIFIETLIGMTVTLRRSLGKNYYRNFIRSTYFTPALENRVFMFMDLKNSTESVERMGSIAFSSFIQDCFKDLCEQAMDYGGEIYQFVGDEAVITWPAAHHFDYSLSLELHFALKARLADKEKQYLDRHDNFPCFRSSVHCGEVSAALVGRYKQEIAYHGGVLNLCSRMQSMCRDYDIDLVISEKIHQQLSISSSRFSFKAMDGLCFKGIEKKQLAYSVSLPSKGRLEPGCRTI comes from the coding sequence ATGCCATTTTCAGCCTTCCGCCTGCGCTATTACTATCAGGAAATATTCCACATCACCCTTCTTTGGATCATCACTGGACTGCTTTTTGTCTATATAAAATTCAACGACCTGCACGATCTCTACATCTGCAGCAATTATCCATTTCCTGCAGGGACCACCAAAAGCCGCATATATGCCTTCTCCCTGGCGAGCTCCTTTGTGATCGGTCTGATGATGGCCCTGCTGCACACACTTGTATATCCCCGTCTCATCAGGACCCATAATCTTCTTATAACCGCAGGGCTGCGCAGCCTTGTTTTCTGTATTCTGGCTATTGTTCTGCTGCTGCTTTTCTTTGGGGAATCTCCATACCGGTTCTCCGCAAATCTCACCATGCAGAGCGCAGCGGCAGACATAACGGTATACCTGATCTTCATAGAGACCCTAATAGGGATGACCGTCACCCTCAGGCGGAGCTTGGGAAAGAATTATTACAGGAATTTTATCCGATCAACCTATTTTACCCCTGCCCTTGAAAACAGGGTCTTTATGTTCATGGACCTTAAAAATTCCACAGAGTCGGTGGAAAGGATGGGAAGCATCGCTTTCAGCAGCTTTATTCAGGACTGCTTCAAAGACCTCTGCGAGCAAGCGATGGACTATGGAGGTGAAATCTACCAGTTTGTCGGGGACGAAGCGGTCATTACATGGCCTGCAGCACATCATTTTGATTACAGCCTTTCTCTGGAGCTTCATTTTGCCCTAAAGGCACGCCTGGCAGATAAAGAAAAACAATACCTGGACAGGCACGATAATTTTCCCTGCTTTAGAAGCTCGGTGCACTGCGGGGAGGTATCGGCCGCACTTGTGGGGCGCTATAAGCAGGAAATCGCCTATCATGGCGGGGTGCTGAACCTGTGTTCGCGAATGCAGTCCATGTGCAGGGATTATGACATTGATCTGGTGATATCTGAAAAAATCCATCAGCAGCTCTCCATAAGCTCTTCGAGGTTCAGCTTCAAAGCCATGGATGGTCTTTGTTTCAAGGGAATTGAAAAAAAACAGCTGGCCTACAGCGTAAGCCTGCCTTCAAAGGGGCGCCTTGAGCCTGGGTGCCGAACAATCTAG
- a CDS encoding LytR/AlgR family response regulator transcription factor codes for MKIIIIEDESFVAEDLAASLKNCSPDIQITAILTSVKEATAYFSENPAPDLIFSDIQLGDGLSFEIMQAVSIQAPVIFCTAFNEYALDAFKANGIEYILKPFSEEQLRKALHKYTSMRSLFNGNLALKYHKAMETISRLTPDASQTIMVKFRDRLLPFTLDKIALFYVESETTVLHCFNGKSYIMAESLEELEKRTAPLFFRINRQQLVSRRSIAEVADYFPRRLKVSLNIPFHKEIFVSREKRSRVLDWLARS; via the coding sequence ATGAAAATCATAATTATTGAAGACGAAAGCTTTGTGGCGGAAGATCTGGCAGCAAGCCTGAAAAACTGCAGTCCTGATATCCAGATCACAGCCATACTTACTTCTGTCAAAGAAGCCACAGCCTATTTCAGTGAAAACCCCGCCCCTGACCTTATCTTCAGCGACATCCAGCTGGGCGACGGCCTGAGCTTTGAAATTATGCAGGCTGTCTCGATCCAGGCCCCCGTAATTTTCTGCACTGCATTCAATGAATATGCCCTGGATGCCTTCAAGGCCAACGGCATTGAATATATCCTTAAACCCTTCAGTGAAGAGCAGCTCAGAAAAGCACTTCACAAATACACCTCCATGCGCAGTCTCTTTAATGGCAATCTGGCCCTTAAGTACCACAAAGCAATGGAAACCATCTCAAGACTGACCCCCGATGCCAGCCAGACCATCATGGTAAAATTCAGGGACAGGCTGCTTCCCTTCACTCTTGATAAAATTGCCCTTTTTTATGTGGAATCCGAAACTACAGTGCTGCACTGTTTTAACGGCAAAAGCTATATTATGGCAGAAAGCCTGGAGGAGCTTGAGAAAAGAACCGCTCCGCTTTTCTTCCGGATAAACCGCCAGCAGCTGGTCAGCCGCCGATCCATTGCCGAGGTAGCCGACTATTTTCCCCGCAGGCTTAAAGTGAGTCTAAATATTCCTTTTCATAAGGAAATTTTTGTGAGCCGCGAAAAAAGAAGCAGGGTTTTGGACTGGCTGGCCCGATCATAA
- a CDS encoding porin family protein — protein MKKLILLSLILASSNLFSQSFLDRLHLGIKAGANYSDFSNAGFETEGLAGFHAGVAVALDINERFSIQEDFLYSTQGAKLKGGPLDGKELKLSYAAIPIVVKYKTSFGLYFEAGPQVGILVSEDFKTLTHADFAEKIDAGMVAGIGYQFENGLGIGARYYFGLTDVGKLKSASVNTDFQNNSSQVSLFYMF, from the coding sequence ATGAAAAAATTAATTCTGCTCAGCCTTATACTGGCATCTTCAAACCTTTTCAGTCAGAGTTTTTTGGACAGGCTCCACCTGGGCATCAAAGCAGGTGCCAACTACAGTGATTTTAGCAATGCCGGATTTGAGACAGAAGGGCTTGCGGGCTTTCATGCGGGGGTCGCAGTGGCCCTCGACATCAATGAGCGTTTCAGCATCCAGGAGGATTTTCTTTACTCCACACAGGGTGCAAAATTAAAAGGGGGCCCTCTGGATGGAAAAGAACTGAAATTATCCTATGCCGCCATTCCCATTGTGGTGAAGTACAAGACCAGCTTCGGACTCTATTTTGAGGCAGGTCCGCAGGTCGGTATCCTGGTTTCTGAAGATTTTAAGACCCTTACTCATGCTGATTTTGCAGAAAAAATAGACGCCGGCATGGTGGCGGGAATCGGATACCAGTTTGAAAACGGCCTGGGTATCGGAGCGCGTTATTATTTTGGACTAACCGATGTGGGCAAGTTAAAATCAGCCTCAGTCAATACCGATTTTCAGAACAATTCTTCCCAGGTAAGCCTCTTTTATATGTTTTAA
- a CDS encoding PAS domain-containing protein produces MTLFNDSEISRKELRKLVDFLPYPIIVWDRKPSLDKCLFYNKKFSSQIGYSLKEAPCKDALLELLYPQGEYRSVVLTSWKSRRRRLKEASRNL; encoded by the coding sequence ATGACCCTTTTTAATGATTCTGAAATATCCAGAAAAGAACTCAGAAAACTAGTTGATTTTCTTCCCTATCCTATCATAGTCTGGGATCGCAAGCCGAGTCTGGATAAGTGTTTGTTCTACAACAAAAAATTTAGCTCCCAGATCGGCTACAGCCTCAAGGAAGCCCCTTGCAAGGATGCGCTGCTGGAGCTTCTCTATCCCCAGGGGGAGTACCGCAGCGTGGTTTTAACCTCCTGGAAAAGCAGGCGGCGGAGATTGAAAGAGGCGAGCAGAAATTTATAA
- a CDS encoding DUF4397 domain-containing protein, giving the protein MRTKTTAVIKAAFVLAAMIVLSSCDSNEVDPFGSGRLKVVNAAPDSGSQKFILANIPYIGNLSYKEHSVSYHKVAVGNNLVAQYRDEGDNDLYASQELDLDDDKTYTVYLTGGSRSDAGVRLFEDNLSAPSSGKAKVKFLHLSDAGPSSINFTDAAGISLSGTLARYTQSSYAEVNAGVLAIHAHSSGATADLALLESNFQDGKIYTVYISGNASSGYSIEQILHN; this is encoded by the coding sequence ATGAGAACTAAAACCACCGCTGTGATCAAAGCAGCATTTGTACTTGCCGCCATGATAGTGCTGTCTTCGTGCGACAGCAACGAAGTAGATCCTTTCGGCTCGGGAAGGCTTAAAGTCGTAAATGCCGCACCGGATTCCGGCTCCCAGAAATTCATACTTGCCAATATCCCGTATATCGGAAATCTCAGTTATAAGGAGCATTCGGTATCGTATCATAAAGTGGCCGTAGGCAATAACCTTGTTGCCCAGTACAGGGATGAAGGAGACAATGACCTGTATGCTTCCCAGGAACTGGATCTGGATGACGATAAGACCTATACGGTGTATCTTACCGGAGGATCACGTTCCGATGCCGGGGTACGGCTTTTTGAGGATAACCTCTCCGCTCCGTCAAGCGGAAAGGCAAAGGTTAAATTTCTGCACCTTAGCGACGCTGGCCCCTCTTCAATAAATTTCACCGATGCAGCCGGGATAAGCCTTTCGGGGACCCTGGCCCGTTATACCCAAAGCAGCTATGCCGAGGTAAACGCAGGAGTTCTCGCCATACACGCACATTCCAGCGGGGCAACAGCCGACCTGGCCTTACTGGAATCGAATTTTCAGGATGGAAAAATCTATACGGTCTATATTTCCGGAAATGCTTCATCGGGCTACAGTATAGAGCAGATCCTGCACAATTAG
- a CDS encoding DUF2141 domain-containing protein: protein MADNPFPLRSIFILTALLFISSAACYGQNLHLLVSGMRSEKGNIILNVFKDKESYSRQQPFKKLIFEKNGPKGGTMIISFDLNPALYGITLVDDENKDGQLNKNFLGIPKEGFGFSNFFMEKMKKPDFDDFKTAVKSTGNKIAIRVKYM, encoded by the coding sequence ATGGCAGACAACCCATTTCCCCTTCGCAGTATTTTCATTCTCACTGCTCTTTTATTTATCTCTTCGGCCGCTTGCTACGGGCAAAACCTGCATCTGCTGGTAAGCGGTATGCGCTCGGAGAAAGGAAACATCATACTGAATGTTTTCAAGGATAAGGAATCGTACAGCCGCCAGCAACCGTTTAAAAAATTGATATTTGAGAAAAACGGCCCCAAAGGCGGAACGATGATCATCAGCTTTGATCTGAATCCAGCCCTGTACGGCATCACCTTGGTGGATGATGAAAACAAGGACGGCCAGCTCAATAAAAACTTTCTGGGAATCCCAAAAGAAGGTTTCGGCTTCTCCAATTTTTTTATGGAAAAAATGAAAAAACCCGATTTTGACGACTTTAAGACGGCTGTCAAATCCACAGGCAATAAAATTGCCATCAGAGTAAAATACATGTAA
- a CDS encoding PepSY-associated TM helix domain-containing protein has translation MRKFLNKIHLWFGLTSGLVVFISMLAASIFVWDQELTSWYHEDKIFVPQVKSNVLPLDSLFAVIRKKHPLADYAIIDKNPEKSYVFTSYKENTKPHWTAFSDYENYSNIYIDQYTAKELGQVDLRYDWIFNLRVLHQNLLLTYDVGHYIVGFSTLIIFILILTGIYLWWPKNKAALRQRVWFRWKSTTKWKRKNYDIHNIGGIYTFLFILVFAITGLVWTFGWWTNGIYRILGNDPEKVWSKAPEISKQSSAKTLNPLEYIVKDTKEKIPNWNSIGLSLPEKSAKEAVPITTFVRHEGNSGWDESDSYTYNSHSAENYYKVTHRDKTLGAKWRNSNYAIHTGSIYGLPTKILACFIALFCALLPVSGFLIWWGRNKKKK, from the coding sequence ATGAGAAAATTTTTAAATAAAATACATTTATGGTTCGGACTTACCTCCGGGCTTGTTGTATTTATAAGCATGCTCGCGGCCAGTATTTTTGTATGGGACCAAGAACTGACATCCTGGTATCATGAGGATAAAATTTTCGTGCCGCAGGTCAAATCCAATGTTCTGCCACTGGACAGCCTTTTTGCTGTGATCAGGAAAAAGCATCCGCTTGCTGATTATGCCATAATTGACAAGAACCCGGAAAAAAGTTATGTTTTTACCAGTTATAAAGAAAATACAAAGCCCCATTGGACAGCATTTTCAGATTATGAGAATTACAGTAATATCTATATCGACCAATATACAGCAAAGGAACTCGGACAGGTCGATCTACGATACGACTGGATTTTTAATCTTAGAGTATTGCATCAAAATTTGCTGCTGACCTACGATGTGGGTCATTATATCGTGGGATTTTCAACCTTGATTATTTTCATTCTGATCTTAACGGGCATCTATCTCTGGTGGCCCAAAAATAAAGCAGCACTGAGACAAAGGGTTTGGTTTAGATGGAAAAGCACCACAAAATGGAAACGTAAAAACTATGATATCCATAATATTGGAGGTATTTATACTTTTCTCTTTATTCTGGTTTTTGCCATTACAGGATTGGTCTGGACCTTTGGCTGGTGGACAAACGGAATCTACAGAATCCTGGGCAATGATCCTGAAAAGGTCTGGAGCAAAGCTCCGGAAATCTCGAAACAAAGCAGTGCAAAAACCTTAAATCCGTTGGAATATATCGTTAAAGACACAAAAGAAAAAATCCCAAATTGGAATTCCATCGGTCTTTCACTGCCTGAAAAAAGCGCTAAAGAAGCAGTTCCAATTACCACTTTTGTGCGACATGAAGGGAATTCGGGCTGGGATGAATCCGACAGTTATACCTACAATAGTCACTCGGCTGAGAATTATTATAAAGTAACCCATAGGGATAAAACACTTGGAGCTAAATGGAGAAACAGTAATTACGCCATTCATACAGGCAGTATTTATGGTTTGCCAACCAAAATTTTAGCCTGCTTTATTGCGCTGTTTTGCGCACTTCTTCCTGTGAGCGGTTTTTTGATCTGGTGGGGAAGAAATAAAAAGAAGAAATAG
- a CDS encoding sensor histidine kinase has protein sequence MKVHLTCSSGERRWFEIKASVLDSLFIIAYVDINSDVMLQEELKKANSSNDMMLSILGHDLRSPLANLYTMASLAENRDLSPDEFVPMMRQIREESSRVLQLLETSFSWARLNFNSLQLKPVLIDFPLLVSEVAGGVKLSCERKNITISTDLEQLENIETDFDILMVIVRNLVSNAVKFTPFNGRISITSSPWELVISDNGKGMDIDKLSAIKNQALPGRGTDGETGSALGLQLVMSLAEKIGCRLEIQSGEAQGTAVSIIFKH, from the coding sequence ATGAAAGTCCATCTCACCTGCAGCTCAGGGGAAAGGCGATGGTTTGAAATCAAGGCATCGGTTCTGGACAGCCTGTTCATTATTGCCTATGTGGATATCAACAGCGATGTCATGCTGCAGGAAGAGTTAAAAAAGGCCAATTCCAGCAATGATATGATGCTCTCCATTCTGGGCCACGACCTGCGCAGTCCTCTGGCCAACCTGTATACAATGGCCTCCCTTGCCGAGAATAGGGATCTTTCACCTGATGAGTTTGTACCTATGATGCGCCAGATACGCGAGGAATCTTCCAGGGTGCTGCAATTGCTGGAGACGAGCTTCAGCTGGGCACGGCTGAATTTCAACAGCCTTCAGTTGAAGCCCGTGTTGATTGATTTTCCGCTTCTGGTTTCTGAAGTGGCCGGCGGAGTTAAGTTATCCTGTGAGCGCAAGAATATAACCATTTCCACCGACCTTGAGCAGCTTGAGAACATTGAGACTGACTTTGACATCCTTATGGTAATTGTCCGAAACCTGGTTTCAAATGCTGTAAAGTTCACCCCCTTCAACGGTCGTATTTCCATCACATCGAGCCCGTGGGAGCTGGTTATAAGCGATAATGGAAAAGGTATGGATATCGATAAGCTCAGTGCGATAAAAAATCAGGCCCTGCCGGGCAGGGGAACTGATGGAGAGACAGGTTCCGCACTGGGCCTGCAGCTTGTCATGAGCCTGGCCGAGAAAATCGGCTGCAGGCTGGAAATACAGAGCGGTGAAGCGCAGGGTACAGCTGTAAGTATTATTTTCAAGCACTAG
- a CDS encoding TonB-dependent siderophore receptor — MKKAIFFALAFVASLQNYAQEKDSTAVKYTLMDEVIIEGVRKSKDVASGLASKLPLKNLENPQVTASVSPQLIRNRNFFTQGQMLLNAAGVAPSWAGISPYYTIRGFRTRSSFRNGVNGYVASDMDPVNIAQLEVIKGPSAVIFGGGGSTMVTFGGLINRVTVKPQQTTFADITVQGGSYNLQRATIDINRPLDKEGKVLARLTGAYNYSDTFQDQGFSKTFFLAPSIAYRISDDLSIQLDAEILNKTATNNPLYQVALGTARSADELHLDYYRSFNDNSMTINNKAVNIYGKVIYRLSENWKSETNLISVNNKTPGDYIRLRLDDDSQNVTRRVYRMYPENITSQQIQQDFVGNFKIGNMKNRLIAGVEYYHYLYGIASKSMNFTKVSATAPDPENAYVNNEYISGQLALKPYGENYKAIQDQYSLYVSDVINPLENISVMLSARINYINNKGTEDLLTATTTGDYTQTAVSPKLGINYQIIPERIALFANYMNGFQPQAPQSVNGQMTNFQPVYGNQWESGVKVSLKKNLLDAVLSYYTIDVTNVVRQNPNDTASYLQDGEQRSSGFEADLESNPIKGLFLHAGFAYNDSRLIVSDALTQGLRPVDSGPKLSGTWYVNYTVQSKALQGFSIGIGGSHYGKDLMINNTNGSFYTNPYTIINSVLSFEKTGYVFSLSANNLLNEHYWYGGRGMITPGTLRQMVLSFKLKL, encoded by the coding sequence ATGAAAAAAGCAATATTCTTCGCGCTGGCTTTTGTGGCCTCATTGCAAAACTATGCGCAGGAGAAAGACAGTACAGCGGTCAAGTATACCTTGATGGACGAGGTGATTATTGAAGGGGTCAGAAAGTCCAAAGATGTTGCAAGTGGACTGGCTTCCAAACTGCCGCTCAAAAACCTGGAGAATCCTCAGGTGACCGCTTCGGTTTCTCCCCAGCTTATCAGAAACAGAAACTTTTTCACCCAGGGCCAAATGTTGCTCAACGCCGCTGGCGTTGCTCCAAGTTGGGCGGGAATTTCACCTTATTATACCATCCGGGGATTCCGTACCCGATCGAGCTTCAGAAATGGTGTAAACGGTTATGTGGCCTCAGATATGGATCCGGTCAACATCGCCCAACTCGAAGTGATCAAAGGACCAAGCGCCGTAATATTTGGTGGTGGTGGCTCCACTATGGTTACTTTCGGGGGACTCATTAATCGTGTTACCGTAAAACCCCAACAGACCACTTTTGCCGACATTACTGTACAGGGTGGATCTTACAATCTGCAGCGAGCCACTATTGACATCAACAGGCCTCTTGACAAAGAAGGAAAGGTTCTTGCAAGATTGACCGGCGCTTATAACTACAGTGATACTTTTCAGGACCAGGGTTTTTCAAAAACATTTTTTTTAGCGCCCAGTATCGCTTACAGGATCAGCGATGATCTGAGTATTCAGCTTGATGCCGAGATTTTGAATAAAACCGCTACTAATAATCCGCTCTACCAAGTGGCTTTGGGGACTGCTAGATCGGCTGATGAACTCCATTTGGATTATTACCGTTCTTTCAATGACAACTCGATGACGATAAATAACAAGGCGGTAAATATTTACGGAAAAGTCATTTACAGGCTTTCAGAAAATTGGAAATCGGAAACCAATTTAATTTCAGTCAATAATAAAACTCCGGGCGATTACATCCGGCTGAGATTAGATGATGACAGTCAAAATGTGACACGAAGAGTGTACAGAATGTATCCGGAAAATATTACCAGCCAGCAAATTCAACAGGATTTTGTCGGGAATTTTAAAATTGGTAATATGAAAAACCGGCTGATTGCAGGTGTTGAATATTATCATTATTTGTATGGTATTGCCAGTAAATCCATGAATTTTACTAAAGTTTCGGCAACTGCCCCGGATCCTGAGAATGCTTATGTTAATAATGAATATATTTCTGGGCAATTGGCCTTAAAACCCTATGGAGAGAACTATAAGGCGATTCAGGATCAGTATTCCCTATATGTTTCGGATGTTATCAACCCATTGGAGAATATAAGTGTAATGCTTAGTGCCCGAATCAATTACATCAACAACAAAGGAACTGAGGATTTATTAACAGCAACAACTACAGGTGATTATACACAAACGGCTGTTTCTCCGAAATTGGGGATCAATTACCAGATTATTCCCGAGAGAATTGCACTATTTGCCAATTACATGAATGGTTTCCAACCTCAAGCACCGCAATCGGTAAACGGGCAGATGACAAATTTCCAGCCCGTTTATGGAAATCAATGGGAATCGGGTGTTAAAGTTTCCTTAAAAAAGAACCTTTTGGATGCCGTTTTGAGTTATTATACTATTGATGTAACCAATGTGGTAAGACAGAACCCAAATGATACGGCTTCCTATCTGCAGGACGGTGAGCAGCGCAGCAGCGGTTTTGAAGCCGATTTGGAATCAAATCCAATAAAAGGACTGTTTTTGCATGCGGGTTTTGCCTATAATGACAGCAGACTTATTGTCTCGGATGCGCTTACCCAAGGGCTGAGACCTGTAGATTCAGGTCCTAAGCTTTCCGGAACATGGTACGTGAATTATACTGTGCAGTCAAAGGCCCTGCAAGGTTTTTCGATAGGTATAGGGGGCAGTCATTATGGTAAAGATTTGATGATTAATAACACTAATGGTTCTTTTTACACCAATCCTTACACTATAATCAACTCGGTTCTAAGTTTTGAGAAAACAGGCTATGTATTTTCGCTTTCTGCCAATAATCTGCTTAATGAGCATTATTGGTACGGCGGTCGTGGTATGATTACTCCGGGAACCCTTCGTCAGATGGTTTTATCTTTCAAATTAAAATTGTAA